The sequence CAGAATACTGCTGTAGAAACAAAATATTGATTCCGCAGGATAAAAGTTAATCCAGCAATACAGACAGCCCATAATATTCTACTAATACGAGCATTGGGAATGGAGCGCGGATCTGTAATCATAAATAAAGCAAACAGCAACAATGAGCCACTCATTAACCGATGTAAATAAACATCAAAAGTCCAACCCAGCCAAAAATTTCTAATTGCTTCCAATAAAGCGTAGCTACCTAAAAAAGCCGCCGTTGTATCCCATCTACCAACTCGTTTTAATACTATTCCGCCAGTACCAGCAAATAAAAGTGCATACCACCACTCATCTCCCCATTGTCCAGGGGAAACCCAGGCATCTTTAGTAAGCATCAATACACAGATAATGCCAAAATTAGCAGGATTAAAGAAATGTTTTTGATTAAATTTAAATATAAATTTACTTAAAATTGCTAATGCCCCTGCTAGTACCATTGTGGGATAATTATCTGCTCTGAGAAGCAAGCTAAGACCTAAAGATGTGATGGTAGCACTTTTAAGAGAAAGTAATTTTTCATTGGTTGTTAAACTTGGTTTGATTTCTGGCGAATCGTTAGGATTTTCAAATATAAAACCTCTAATTTTTTGGTTAATTTCTGGCAAAATAGAGATAGCTAACCATTGAGTAATTAGACAAGTTGCTATCACCGTTATAATTAACTCAGGTCTTAGTGTCCAGTCTCTAGTACTGATACCTAAAACTAGGAAAGTAGAGAGAAATAAAATTTGATAATCACGAGCATCTTGTAGCAGCATGACTAATTGATTAAAGGATGACGGTAGACTTAATCTAGATACAGCAAAGCTATCAGCAGTAGTTTCGTAACGAATTTGTTACGAAACTACTGTGAGCGTTATAGATTTAAGATGCACAAACTAAGTCAATTGTTGCTAGTATGCGTTAATTTTTGATGCCGGATTTCACCGTTACATTTTAAGTAACAAAATCAGCTATAGCAGTTAGGACAAATTACTCCTCCCTGCTATCTCCCACTCAGCCCAAATAACAAACGCGCGAAGCACAACAGCTTATAGCCAGCTTTCGATTGGCGCAGTTGAGTTAACCAAATTCATGCCAGCCTCGGCAAACCTAGCGAAGGCATCATCAGCTTGTTCTGTGTAATCTACCACTCCAGGTACTACAACTGGCGATGTGCAATCTTCCAGAAGGTATATTTTTTGAGCTAAGTTAGAATGTTTGGCTGTTATTTCTGTTAATAAATCTTCAATTGTCCAAGCTACACAGTGACTCTTAGCTTGACCAGCAATGATTACTGCATCAAATTCCAGCAGATGTTGAATAAAGCTGGTATTTTTCTGCGCTATTGGTTGTCCATTAACATCTTGTAAAACTTCCGCACTCAATACTGAATAGTTTTCAGTTAAAGGATTATCACCTTTAATTTCAAATCTAGTTTGGCTACTTCTAGCAATGCTATGAAAGAATAATGCCTCTTCGACTGCTGAAACTAAGGCATGACCAATGCCTCCCAGCATGGAATGATAAGGCCAAACTGTTAAGGGATACTTACCTGCATTACTGAGTTGCTGCACATAATGAAAAGCGTGTGCTTGTAATGTAGAGTAATCGCCACCACTAATATCAGCAACAGCAGGATTTACTTTCCATAAACCTTGTTTAATATCGGCGGGTGTAATGTTGGTAGCGGCGGGTGTGGGGTGTTCGCCTGCATCGTTTATCCAGAAGATGGGATGGAAGATTTGCATAGCAGTGTGAGTATCCATTGTAGGTGCGATCGCGCTTATCACTCCCAAATTTCGATAAATAAATTCACACAACCGCACATTATCATCTACAGCACCCGTACCGCTTCTACCACCAACAAATAGTTCAAATTCAGGCAAGCAAAACGTATTTTGCACATCAATTAATAACAGGCAAATGCGAGTTTTATCCTGTGATGCAGGTGGAATCTCGTACTTTTTCGCCCAATCTTTCGCATCAACAGCCCTTTCTTGATAGGGTACTCGCCACAATTGCCCAACTTTAGTAGCATCAAAGTGTGAAGGAATGGGTAGTTGAGTTATTGTTTGTAAAATCATAATATTGCCTCGTCATTGATAATTGATAATTGTTAATTGAACAGAGTTGCTTACAAATTTAGCCCAACTACTGTTAAATCAGGTGAATGCTCAACTAGGAATTGATAATATATTTCCTGTTTAGATTGAGGCGGCAGCATTAGTGACCATTCGAGTATTCCCATCTTATCCGCTTCAATTTGGGGATTGCAGCGCGTTAGGCGTACTTTAATTTGCTCGTTACGGCTGAGTGGTACTTGTTCAGATAGTTTAATCGTAACTTGCTCGTCACGTAAATTAGTAATCACTAGGCGATAGGCATAAGTAGTCCGACGGTGACTACCTATCAACTTTTTATCTACCTGACGCTCAACTAAATCGCGCTCTATTTTTAAACTTTCATCAATACCTAAGTTGAGTTTAAACTCTTGACCGGGTGCAATATTTTCCAATTGGGTAGTACCGACAAAAGTATTGTTCCGAAAGATATTTGCTTTACCAGGTAATAAAGTTGCACCTGTTTGAGGATTAGTCACAGTTGCTTGCAGATAAGCAAAGCTAACTAGCCGAGGAATGGCAATATACTCTTTGCGACACGGATAATCGTCGCTGAAAATCGTCACTTTATGAGGTGTGCCATCAGAGGGGATATTGCTGCTTTGTTTGAGTTGGAAAGTAACGACACCCCCTTGCGTTGATACTTCTGCTGCCACAGTTTCGACTGCAAACATAGCATCAGTCTCTTCGTAGTCTTCAGGAAGATTAGCAGACCTTAGCATCCTTTGCCTCGGCATATTCATTGGAGCGCTAGGTAATGCCATCGGAGGAGGTGGGTAATCTACTCTTGGTCTGAGAACATCGATATACCAAGGATTTAACTTGGGTGGTAATGTTCCTAGTTCTGGTTTAGCTGTGGAAAGAGTAAGAAACGCATCTATCCAATCTTCACCAGTACGTTGCTGTACTTCTGCTAAATAGTTGATATTTACTCGTTCACCGTTGTCACTAATTTGTAAATCGTAAAGTGGTATCCAGCTAGCTTGCTTAACAACATAGGATACCTCAATTTCAAAATTGCAAGCAGCAGTAGGGGCGATTGTGACAATCAGGTTTAAACTTTCTTGAACGCGAGGTATTTGCAATTGTTGCAACTGTTGGCGGAGTATCTGTAGCTGCTGGTTAATGTCATTACGCTGCTGTTCATTTTGGGTAATGACAGTAGAATAATCGTTATAGTGCTGCCCTAAAAAGTTGAGCAAATCTCTAGCTTCATTAATTCCTGCTTGTTGACTGGCTAAACTTTTTGAGAAACGCTCAACAGATTTTTCACTCAAGGAGTGGATAAAATTCCGTTGCAATTGCACAGATGCTAATATATTTTGAATACCTCGTTCTTGTGCTTCTAATTCTCGAATTTGTTGAGTTAACTCAGTAAGTTGTTGATCAACAGATTCAACCTGAGATACAAGTTTTGTGCTAATTTCTAATACCCGTACTGCTTGGGTTCCCGCACCGCTAACCCTTAGAGATTCGGGATTGAGAATTGCTGGTAACCCTAAAATTATAAGTTCTTTTTCTTGACCATCCAGCGCTACAACACCACGTCGTCTGATTCTTGCTTGCTCTGTGTAGATTGTTACTGCACAGATTAGGGTATCTACTGTCTTACTGATATCGGAATTTAATGTTTCTGAGTTCACACAAGTCAACCTTCAGGATAGTGTTCTAAACACTATCCTGGCAGAAGAATGGAATTTATACCCTATATAGATGTGTTACAAAAATCAAAATGTTACTCGCTTCACCAAGCACGGAAGTAATAAATTGCGTTCACCTACAGATGGTGTATAGAATACAGTTTTGCGTAAGTCCTGTAGGTTTAATGATTTTTTACTTAAGCTTTACAGAATCGAGAAAAGCTTTAGCATCAGGAGCATCTACCTTGCCATCTTTGGCTGCAAATACAGCTTGATAAGCTTTGAGGTTTTTAGGGTTAATAAATATCCTCGCTTTAGCACTTAAACCATTCGGCAGAGTCATGAGAAATTCTCTGCCTGGATATTCACCTTGACTAATCTTTGTTTCGTTTTTGACAGTCGCTCCAACTGTCTTAGCCATACTATCTCGACCACCATCTAAAATTTTGTCAACATTCACATTAGTAAGTTTTGCTCCTTTAGGGGCAGGTAAATTAACATGACCAGTTAAATATAAACGCTGATTGGCATTATCAATATATCTAACTTCAGTTCCAGAAATTTCTCCTTGTTGGGCTTTAGAAGCTCTTTTTTGTTCATTAGGTTTATCTGGAAATTTAGCGCTATATTTTCCATCGGTTGAAGAATAATTATACCAATTTTTGCTGACAGCAGATGTATCAGAACTAGCGGCTGTTTTAGGAGATGCAGCAGGTGATGCTGGTACATTAGAGACAGAGGAAGATGTGGAAGTGGGCGATTGAGCAGGGGTGGGTGCATTAGCTTGCTTACTACTATTACAAGCAGTTACGGGAATAATTAAACCAAAAACAATGGCTAGTAAACGCAGTTTCATATTGCAATTATTGAAAACATTTATTGGCAACAAATCTGAAAAAGTAAATTCCGTTACACTGCACACGGTCAGAGATTGCGGTTTTTTGGCGTGATTGGCGATTAGTGATTAATCATTATTAATTGGTCATTGATAATTGTTCATTGTTAATTGTTAATTGCTCGGAAATTCCAGCTAAATCTAGTATTTCGGGAATCAAGTCTTCTCGCTTGACTGCCATCATGTGAATACCCTGGCAAAGTTGACGCGCTACCTGGACTTGTTCGGCGGCAATCTTAATACCTTCCTGTAAAGGATCTGATGCACTTGCTAAACGATCAATTGTGTGCTGTGGAATGTTAACTCCTGGTACGCAGCGATTAATAAATTCGGCATTTTTAGCAGATTTCAGTAAGAAAATACCAGCTAAAATCGGTTTGTCTGTACCAGCAGCGATTTGATCCATAAATTTTTCCAGTTTGTCAAAGTTAGAAATTAGCTGACTTTGGAAAAACTGTGCGCCTGCTTCTACTTTGCGTTCAAACCTGCGCTGTAGTCCAGACCAACTAGAAGATTCTGGATCGACTGCGGCACCAACAAACAAGTCTGTAGCGCCGTCAGTTAAGAGTTTATCGTTACAATCGAATCCGTGATTGAGTTTGCGAATCAGTTGCAGTAGGCGTACTGATTCTAGATCAAAAACACTTTTAGCGTCGGGATGATCGCCTGCTTTGACTGGATCACCAGTGAGGGCAAGGATGTTGCGAATACCAAGGGCGTGTGCGCCCATGAGGTCAGCTTGTAATCCGATGCGGTTGCGATCGCGGCAAGCTACTTGACAAATTGGTTCAATTCCGTGCTGTAACAAGATCACAGAAGCAGCTACAGGAGACATCCGCAATACTGCCCGACTACCATCAGTAATATTAACGGCGTGGACTCTGCCTTTGAGGGTTTGCGCCATCCGCACCATAAGTGCAGGATCGCCTCCCTTGGGGGGTGCTACCTCTGCGGTAACTATAAATTCACCAGCCTTGACGGCAGCACGAAAATTATTCATTCTGAAATTGGGACTGACTGTATAGATATATTGTGGACTTTTGATTAGTCTACAATCCTAAATTGGTTAAAACTGGAAAGTGAAGATTTTCACAATGGCACAGAGTAACCTAATGCTGCTTTTACTTTAGCAAGGGTGTCAGATGCGATCGCTTCCGCTTTTTCCCGTCCATCACGCAACACAGACTCCAGATAACCCTTGTCGTCCATGACTTCTTTATACTTATCCCGAATCGGCTTGAGGGCTGCAACTGCGGTATCTGCAAGCAAAGGTTTAAACTGCCCCCATCCCATATCCTGACACTCAGTTGCTACCTCTTCTTTACTCTTGCCAGAAAGTAGCATATATAGAGTTAACAAATTGTTGCACTCAGGTCTTTCTGGGTCGTCAAATGTTAAACCTTTAACTGGATCGGTTTTACAACGTTTAATCTTCTTCTGAATCTCCTCCGGTGAATCTAACAGATTAATTCTGCTCAAATCTGAAGGATCAGACTTAGACATTTTGCGCGTACCATCAGTGAGACTCATAACTCTTGCGCCTTCAGCCCGAATTAATGGTTCTGGTAGCTTCAAAACAGGCTTTTTACGGGCAAATTGATGGTTAAATCTGGCAGCAATATCGCGTGTTAGTTCTATGTGTTGCTTTTGATCTTCCCCTACAGGAACTTTATCCGCTTGGTAAAGCAAAATATCTGCCGCCATTAATACGGGATAATCTACTAAACCAGTACCAACATTTTCCCCATGCTTAATAGCCTTTTCCTTGAACTGGATCATATCTTGCAACCAGTTTAGAGGCGTGATGCAGTTAAGTAGCCAAGTAAGTTCACTATGGGCAGATATATGAGATTGGATAAATATGTTAGAGCATTGCAAATCAATGCCACAAGCTAAATAGAGTGCGGCAGTGTTGTAGGTATCAGATGCCAACGTCGCAGGGTTGTGCGGCACTGTAATTGCGTGTAAATCTACTACACAGAAATAATTTTCGTACTGGCTTTGAATTTCTACCCAGTTGCGTATTGCACCCAGATAATTACCCAGGTGAGGATTACCAGTAGGTTGTACCCCAGAAAAAACTCGCTGCTTACCCATTGTGTTCGGTTAAGTATTCGTGCTGAACTGCCCAGCAAATAATATCAACAAATTGTCGTGTATTAGTTCTGATTATTATGACGCAATCTCCCTCACAGAATTTTGTTGCCGAACTTAAAAAGTGCATCTCTCTAGCGCAAGATATGGCTACTCATGCTGAAGCCAAACAAGCCTTTGAGCAATTACGTGGCAATTTGGAAGCTGAAAGCCCCCTAGCTGCTGAACTGTTGGATGTACTTTGGCAAGATGCGATCGCCGGAAGACGTTCCGCAGCTTTTTGGCAGCAGATGTGCGATGTGGAAAAAGATTTGAGCGATCGCATGATTGAGAATTTGGCGCAGCTAAGGAAAAATTATCTGCGGTTGATGCAGGAACAGTAAAGCTTTTCTAGCAGTTAAGCTGTTCCACATTTAAATTGCATATTTAGTGATTGCAAAGGCGCATGATTAAAGCTGATTGCTGATAGCTGACGGTGCAGACCGCTATATATTGTAAAACTCAAATATTAGCTGCCATTTTTTGCTGCAACCAATCACGAAAACTAGGATGATAAAGGCTATATTTAACTTCTGCTGCTATTGATTCTAAATGCAAAAATTCTCGCCATTTTCCTAAAACTACTTTGATTTCATATTCATCTTCGTCTAATCTTTCCGCTATTGTTTCTATTGATATTGATTGCTCTTGTACTACAATATTTAGCACCTTTCCAGCTATTGTTTGCTGGTTAGTAGTTATTAAATTCATTTTATTTAAGTGATTTTGATAATAAATTTGTAACCCTTGTGGATAAATGTCTTGATTTATAGCTTTTAATATTTCGCTAGCGTACATAAAATTAGTTTCATGTTCGTTGATTTTCAACCATCCCATTTCTGAGGGGTGGAGGAGATGATAATTTTTAATATATTCCTGTACATCAGCACGATTCTGTTCTAGGTATGCTGATAAATCTAAATATTGAGATGGTGTTTCAATTAGTAAACCAGATTTATCTGGTAAGAAAGGACGGCGAGTTAGGAGAAAATAAACTTTTTCTGGTAGATAGCGAGGTAAATATAAAATATTTGAACCGCGAGGCTGATTGTTGATATCAATGCGATCGCACCCATCAATAGTAATAATTAAACGTTCTTCTGGATGCAAGCGATCGCTAATTTGTTGCAGTAACAAAGAGAAAAAGCCACCGCCTTCTGTAGTAGCATCAGATGTAATATTTTTACTACCTTGATTTTGAGCAATTTCTATTAATTGAGTGCAAACCGTACTCAAAAATTCCTCATACTCCCCCCGATCTTCGGGTGTGTTCTCACACTCCCCCGTTAAAAAGGGGGGTTGGGGGGGATCTTCACCAGCAATTTCGACATTGTAATAAATGACCCCAGGGTTTTGGCTAACATAATGGGCAAGAATGGCACTTTTACCAATCCCAGGTTCACCGATAATAGTAAAGTAGCCTCGGTCATATTGAGCGAGAAAGCTATTGATAGCAGTAAAGACAAATTCACGCCCGACGAAATTGTGATTTTTAGCGGTAATAATTTGCTCAAATTCTGGCGGGTATCTGGGGATATTTATTGTATTTTTGGCAATATTATTCATTTTTTAACCACCTTCCAACCGTAGGAAATGAACACGACCTGATTGTTCTCCTGCAACAATTGTTAATCCATCTGGGGAAACTGCACAGCACCAGATAGGGCTGTCATCAATAAAAGTAGAGATTTCCTTTCTTGTCTGTAAATCCCACACTTTCAGGGTATTATCACGAGAACCAGAAACGGCTCTTTTGCCATCGGGGGTAATTGCTACTGCTTGTACCGAGGCGTTATGACCAGTTAGGGTAGAGATTTCCTTTCCTGTCTGTAAATCCCACACTTTCAGAGTGTTGTCAGATGAACCAGAAACGGCGCTTTTGCCATCAGGGGTAATTGCTACTGCTCGTACCCAGGCGTTATGACCATTCAGGGTAGAGATTTCCTTTCCTGTCTGTAGATCCCACACTTTCAGGGTGAAGTCAGATGAACCAGAGACGGCGCTTTTGCCGTCGGGGGTAATTGCTACTGCTTCTACCGAGTCGTTATGACCTGTTAGGGTACGCAGCAAGTTTCCGTCGGGAGTGGTTAAGCTGGCTGTAATGGGTCGCAATCGAGGAATTTCACTTTTACTTGCTGCTGCATCTGCCAATATTTTTTGAATTTCTGGCTGTTCAAAACTCTGCAACCTTCCCCACAGTTGCCCTACTAATTGATTTTGGTCTTGATTCAAAACATGGGCTGATAACTGTAGCGCACGTTGAATTAATTTCAGAGTTTTGACTTGTTCGGGTTCTAGTTTCTCGGATTTTTCTAATTTCTCTAATATCTCAGGGTCATCAATCAAAGCATAATCCCTAATCAGAGCTTCTACTCCAAATTTAGGATATTTAATTTTCAAAATAATAAAATCAAAATTCGTGAGACATTGATAATATTCTGCTGAGTTACTCCTTTTTAATTGGATTTCAGGGAACTGCCCCAGATATAAATTTTGAAATTCTGCTGGTTTTGAGGCTAATTTAGTGGCAATCTTCCCCATTTATTTCATCTCTCTGAGCATATAATCAGCCATACTTTTATTAACTTCTATAAAGAGTTTGCGATCTTTATCTAATTTATCTTGGTCTTGTAGAAATTCTAGAAAACTGCGATGAAAAATACTGTAGTAAGTTTTTTGTTCCTCTTCATTTACTTTCCGAGTCACATACTCAACCCAATCATTTAAAACGGATTTCACCTCATATTCATCTTCATCAAGAATTTCTGAAATCATGGTTGAAGATATGGGTTCACCTCTTTCTACTAAGATATAAAGGATTTTTACTTTCTTTTCATTGGATTCATTATCCATCCCCATCCGATGCCAATGAGTTGTATAGTAATCCTGAAGACCTTGGGGTAATCCATTCAGAGTTAGATCGTTGTATTTACCTTCAGAGATTCCAGGTAATACATAACGTAAATACATGAAATTATTTTCACTCTTGATAGCTATCTCCTGAGTGAAATTATCGTCAGAAATATTGCGTTCATTAATCCAATCTATCAGTTTAGAATCATTCTTCAAAAACAAGTGAATATACTCTTTGACATCTTCCTGAATCAAAGCAGCATAATCACTTTTGGTTAAATCTAATTCATCTACAGGAGTCTCTGGAGAAACAGTTAAACGTTTTGTTTCTTGGTTGTAAGGTCTTCTTGTTAGTAAAAAATAAACTCCATCCGGCAAGTTTTGGGGTAAATCTAAAAGATTACTATTTCCTTCTTGTTCTACTTCATCTAGGGCATCAACAACAATAACAAGTTTTTTCCCTTCCAGTTCTTCACTTGCTTTTTGCAATACAGTTCTTAGATCCGCGTTGTCTGCATTTTGGAGAGAATATCGTTTAATCAACTGTTGCCTAATATTAGCTAAAAACTGTTCTGGTTTATTGCGTCCTTCTGCGAATACATTAAAATAACAAGGACATTTGATAGCTGAGATATATTTAGCTGCGATCGCGCTTTTTCCCATCCCTGCATCCCCAATCACAGTAAAATAACCTTTGGGTTGAGTTGAGAAAAATTTATTAATAGCTTGAAAAACAAAATCGCGACCGCAGAATAAACGAGTCTTCTCAAAAATTAAGGCTTTAAACTCTTTAGGATAAACATCTAAGTTCCAATCTGGATAAGGCTGATATTTTGACGCTTTCGTTTGTTTAGCAACTGCAATAAAAGCTTCGCCAAATTCTTCTATTTCAGGCAATACGTAAATTTTGACATTAACTATTTGCGTTTTTAGTTCGCTATTTTGATGAAGAAACTTTTTAGTATTTTCTACAAACTTCCAGGGAGCATTATTACTGTAAGCCTCCCAAAAGTAATCTTTAATTAATTTCTCTCTAAATAAATTTAAAATTGCTTCAGGTTTAAATACGCCATATTTTACGAGGGTGTACCCATAAACAGTATCAATATCATCAACAATTTGGGTAGAATTAAGTTTTAATTCTTGTAAAATTTTGATAACAGCTTCGTTTTTTTGAGCTTGTTTAACGATCAGTTGACTAGCTTGAGGAGCATATTTACTAATTACGGAAGTAATGGCGGCGAATTCTATCATGCCTCTCTACCAAAAATTGATTATTTGTTAACTAGCAGTATTACATGAAAGATAACATAGTACGTTTGCGATATCTGGTGGCTGAATAATGAAATTTATCGGAATTGATTTTGGCTGGGTATCTGGCGCTAGTGGATTATGCTGTTTGGAATGGCGAAATAATCAATTAGAAATTTTAAATTTAGACCGCCAACAATCAAATGTAGATATTCTTACTTGGCTTGAAACTTGGATATCACCTGATGAACCAGGAATAATTGCCGTGGATGCACCAACTTTGATTCCTAATGCTACAGGAATGCGCCTACCAGATAAACTCAGTCATAAATATTTTGGTAAATATCACGCTGGTTGCTATCCTGCAAGTTTAGCACGTTCTTATGCTCAAAAAACTGTTCAATTTGGTTTAGAATTAGAAGTACGTGGATTTGTTCACGCACCAATTATAGAACCTCAAAAATTGGAAAGGTATCAAATAGAAGTATATCCCCACGCAGCAATAGTAAATTTATTTAACTTAGATCGCATCTTGAAATATAAAAAAGGAAAACTGGCAGATCGTCGAATAGAATTGTGTAAATTATCCCAGTATATTATCGATATTTTACCCACTTATCAACCTAAACTAGATCTCTCTTTCTCCTCTATACCTTCTCTGCGTTTTGGTGGTTCGTTAATCTCAGAATTTCCGACCACAGGTGCAGCACTCAAAGCATTAGAAGATCAACTCGATGCTCTTATATGTGCGTATGTAGCTGCACATTGGTGGTATTGGGGCGTTGAGCGTAATTTGGTATTAGGCGATCGCACTACTGGATATATAGTTATTCCGAATAGAAATTAGCTCTTAAATCTTATGCTAAAAAGAATTAATTCGTAATAAACATCTGCGTTTATCTGCGGTTAAAACATTTTTATGAATTGTATATTGTAGAGACGCGAGATCTCGCGTCTCTACAGCTAAATTATGCCCAACTAATTAATCCTAATTCATGAGGACTGCTGAGATTTTCGTGTTTAGGCAACACACGCAGAGATAAACCTTGTAAACCAGAAGCAGAGTATAGAATATCAGCCGTATAAATACTATCTCCTTGTTGATCTTTTCCTTGGTGTTGCATTACCAGACTTGTACCATTAGTAATTTCACCATCTGCATTTACAGCGCCTTGATATAGCTCAATTTGGACATCATTTGGGGTGAGCCCTGCTAAGTTAATTAAAGCTTTAACAGAAACCTTTTGATTAACCTGAATTTGCTCGGTTGCAGAAACATCAACTGAGACGATTTTGATGTTGTACCAATGTTGAAAAATGCTTTCTTTCCAAGCAGCTAATTCCTTGGCTGGGGCATAATTGTTACCTGTCATTACGAAGTTGCGATCGCTTGCTGGAAAATAAGCCCGCGTTGCATATTCCCTTACCATCCGCGCCGTATTAAAGAACGGGCAATTTAACCGGATGGCATCTTTCATTTTGGCAATCCAACGGCGAGGAATTCCTTCACCATCGCGGTCATAAAACAAAGGCACTACTTCTTTTTCAATTAGCTCATATAGTGCATTTGCTTCTACTTCATCTTGATACTCAGGATCTTCGTAAGTTTCACCATGACCAATGGGCCAACCAGTGCGAACATAATCGGCTTCATCCCACCAACCATCTAGCACACTCAGATTAGGCAAACCATTCATCGCTGCCTTCATTCCACTCGTACCAGATGCTTCCCGTGGTCGTCTGGGTGTATTTAGCCAGACATCACAACCTGCAACCATCAACCGAGCTACATGGATATCGTAATCTGGGATAAATACTACGCTTGATGCGATGCCATTTTCCTTTGTCAAGCGGATGATTTCACGGATTAATTCTTTGCCTGGAATATCTTTAGGGTGAGCTTTTCCTGCAATTACAAACTGCACTTGTTTATGTTTGTTACTTGATAAAATCTGTTTAATCCGCTCAAGATTACGCAGAAATAAAGTAGCGCGTTTATAAGTAGCAAATCGACGAGCAAACCCAATTGTCAGAACACCTGGATCTAGAACTTCTTGAGCTTGGGAAATCTCCACTGGAGAAGCACCACGACCGCGCAAATGTTTGACTAAGCGATCGCGCACAAATACTACCAATTCTGAACGACTACGTTCGTGATTACGCCATAATTCTTCATCAGGAATTGACAGCACTCGTTCCCATAGAGGATCATTTGCTCCTTTTTGTGACCAGCTAGGGCCAAGATAGCGATCGTATAACTCCTGAGTTGATTTAGCTACACAACTGCGAGCATGAACCCCATTAGTAATCGCCGTTATTGGTACTTCTGCTATAGGTAAGCCTTTCCAAAGGCTGTGAAACATGATCCGTGATACTTCACCGTGTAACTGAGCAACACCATTAACAAAGCTGGAGGTTTTCAGCGCCAACGCCGCCATACTAAAAGGTGAAGATAAATCTCCCGTGTTCTCTCGTCCAAGACCGAGAAATTCCTCACGAGATAATCCGTAAGTATGGGCGTAGTGTCCCACGTAGTACATTGCTTTGTCTGGCGGGAATAAATCGAATCCAGCAGAAACAGGCGTATGCGTAGTGAAAGCTTGAGTCGATTGGGCTACCTGTTTAGCTTGGGCAAAAGTCAGTCCTTGTTCTTGCATCAACATTCGGATGCGTTCCAGAATTAGAAAGCCAGAATGACCTTCATTGAGGTGATACATCGTAGGTTTGTATCCCAAAGCCTTCAACATCCTGA is a genomic window of Oculatellaceae cyanobacterium containing:
- a CDS encoding ATP-binding protein encodes the protein MNNIAKNTINIPRYPPEFEQIITAKNHNFVGREFVFTAINSFLAQYDRGYFTIIGEPGIGKSAILAHYVSQNPGVIYYNVEIAGEDPPQPPFLTGECENTPEDRGEYEEFLSTVCTQLIEIAQNQGSKNITSDATTEGGGFFSLLLQQISDRLHPEERLIITIDGCDRIDINNQPRGSNILYLPRYLPEKVYFLLTRRPFLPDKSGLLIETPSQYLDLSAYLEQNRADVQEYIKNYHLLHPSEMGWLKINEHETNFMYASEILKAINQDIYPQGLQIYYQNHLNKMNLITTNQQTIAGKVLNIVVQEQSISIETIAERLDEDEYEIKVVLGKWREFLHLESIAAEVKYSLYHPSFRDWLQQKMAANI
- a CDS encoding AAA family ATPase; translation: MIEFAAITSVISKYAPQASQLIVKQAQKNEAVIKILQELKLNSTQIVDDIDTVYGYTLVKYGVFKPEAILNLFREKLIKDYFWEAYSNNAPWKFVENTKKFLHQNSELKTQIVNVKIYVLPEIEEFGEAFIAVAKQTKASKYQPYPDWNLDVYPKEFKALIFEKTRLFCGRDFVFQAINKFFSTQPKGYFTVIGDAGMGKSAIAAKYISAIKCPCYFNVFAEGRNKPEQFLANIRQQLIKRYSLQNADNADLRTVLQKASEELEGKKLVIVVDALDEVEQEGNSNLLDLPQNLPDGVYFLLTRRPYNQETKRLTVSPETPVDELDLTKSDYAALIQEDVKEYIHLFLKNDSKLIDWINERNISDDNFTQEIAIKSENNFMYLRYVLPGISEGKYNDLTLNGLPQGLQDYYTTHWHRMGMDNESNEKKVKILYILVERGEPISSTMISEILDEDEYEVKSVLNDWVEYVTRKVNEEEQKTYYSIFHRSFLEFLQDQDKLDKDRKLFIEVNKSMADYMLREMK
- a CDS encoding DUF429 domain-containing protein → MKFIGIDFGWVSGASGLCCLEWRNNQLEILNLDRQQSNVDILTWLETWISPDEPGIIAVDAPTLIPNATGMRLPDKLSHKYFGKYHAGCYPASLARSYAQKTVQFGLELEVRGFVHAPIIEPQKLERYQIEVYPHAAIVNLFNLDRILKYKKGKLADRRIELCKLSQYIIDILPTYQPKLDLSFSSIPSLRFGGSLISEFPTTGAALKALEDQLDALICAYVAAHWWYWGVERNLVLGDRTTGYIVIPNRN
- the glgP gene encoding alpha-glucan family phosphorylase — protein: MQPIRTFNVSPALPAQLEPLRILAYNLYWDWNVEIKELFRRLDRDLWESSRHNPVLMLGNISQSRLQEMAEDEGFLAHMERAVRQLDEYLKERTWYRKQRSALSHQQSANGDPSTHPQKECFAYFCAEYGLVDCLPIYSGGLGVLAGDHLKSASDLGLPLVAVGLLYQEGYFAQYLNADGWQQERYPTNDFYNMPLHLERNSDGSELRIAVEYPGRTVYARVWRVQVGVVPLYLMDTNIEPNNTYDHDITDELYGGDLDMRIHQEMMLGIGGVRMLKALGYKPTMYHLNEGHSGFLILERIRMLMQEQGLTFAQAKQVAQSTQAFTTHTPVSAGFDLFPPDKAMYYVGHYAHTYGLSREEFLGLGRENTGDLSSPFSMAALALKTSSFVNGVAQLHGEVSRIMFHSLWKGLPIAEVPITAITNGVHARSCVAKSTQELYDRYLGPSWSQKGANDPLWERVLSIPDEELWRNHERSRSELVVFVRDRLVKHLRGRGASPVEISQAQEVLDPGVLTIGFARRFATYKRATLFLRNLERIKQILSSNKHKQVQFVIAGKAHPKDIPGKELIREIIRLTKENGIASSVVFIPDYDIHVARLMVAGCDVWLNTPRRPREASGTSGMKAAMNGLPNLSVLDGWWDEADYVRTGWPIGHGETYEDPEYQDEVEANALYELIEKEVVPLFYDRDGEGIPRRWIAKMKDAIRLNCPFFNTARMVREYATRAYFPASDRNFVMTGNNYAPAKELAAWKESIFQHWYNIKIVSVDVSATEQIQVNQKVSVKALINLAGLTPNDVQIELYQGAVNADGEITNGTSLVMQHQGKDQQGDSIYTADILYSASGLQGLSLRVLPKHENLSSPHELGLISWA